The following proteins come from a genomic window of Methanosarcinales archaeon:
- the nuoK gene encoding NADH-quinone oxidoreductase subunit NuoK, with translation MLPVSYFLIVSAIVFSIGVYGVMTLRSGIMIMMCIELMLNAANINLIAFSSHFSQVNGHVFVLFSIALAAAEAAIGFAILMSIFRSKQNVNIDNINVLRW, from the coding sequence ATGTTACCTGTTAGTTATTTTCTAATTGTTTCAGCTATAGTGTTCAGTATTGGTGTATATGGAGTGATGACTCTTCGCTCAGGAATCATGATAATGATGTGTATAGAATTGATGTTAAATGCAGCAAATATCAACCTGATAGCATTTTCATCACATTTCAGCCAGGTGAACGGTCATGTTTTTGTGCTGTTCAGTATTGCTCTGGCAGCTGCTGAAGCGGCCATTGGATTTGCAATATTAATGAGTATATTCAGGTCTAAGCAGAATGTCAATATCGACAACATCAACGTCTTGAGGTGGTAA
- a CDS encoding NADH-quinone oxidoreductase subunit J: protein MEQLPGKVGNIINLLTALLLITAFVFAITTASTSNTWGDAKSIDYLAWDDGSTDMSGIEHVGGQLFTKYIVPFEVLSLILLAALLGSIYMAKKEEE, encoded by the coding sequence ATGGAACAATTACCAGGCAAAGTTGGAAATATAATTAATTTGCTGACTGCACTCCTGTTGATAACTGCATTTGTATTTGCAATAACAACTGCATCAACATCCAATACATGGGGTGATGCCAAGTCTATTGATTATTTAGCGTGGGATGATGGCTCAACAGATATGAGTGGGATCGAACACGTAGGAGGACAGTTATTTACTAAATATATTGTACCCTTTGAGGTCCTTTCATTGATCCTGTTGGCGGCACTGTTAGGGAGTATTTACATGGCCAAGAAGGAGGAGGAATAG
- a CDS encoding NADH-quinone oxidoreductase subunit J: protein MIDLQIIPFAVISLIMIVSSIMVIKSKEVVHSAFHTIIVMMGAAGFYVLLNAQFIAVVQILVYVGAIGVMILFAVMLTTRGKEVE from the coding sequence ATGATTGATCTTCAAATCATACCTTTTGCAGTAATATCGTTAATTATGATAGTTTCGTCAATCATGGTTATTAAATCAAAGGAAGTTGTACACAGTGCTTTCCATACCATAATAGTCATGATGGGTGCAGCCGGGTTCTATGTACTTCTTAATGCCCAGTTCATAGCGGTTGTCCAGATACTGGTGTACGTGGGAGCTATTGGTGTGATGATCCTCTTTGCAGTGATGCTCACTACCAGAGGAAAGGAGGTGGAGTGA
- a CDS encoding NADH-quinone oxidoreductase subunit I: protein MVLKNLHLTLRNVYTKSVTRLYPEEIMELPDAFRGQQHLDKEKCVGCGICSQICPNDVIEVVKSGKWYPQFDNGHCMFCGLCVEFCPNGALSMTKHFELACWTREETIYSPDQLAAPNKAELEGRTGGYKK from the coding sequence ATGGTATTGAAAAATTTACATTTAACTCTACGAAATGTATATACAAAATCTGTTACGAGACTATATCCAGAAGAAATTATGGAACTGCCTGATGCATTCAGAGGGCAACAGCATCTGGATAAAGAAAAATGTGTTGGCTGTGGCATCTGTTCCCAGATTTGTCCCAATGATGTCATTGAGGTAGTAAAAAGCGGAAAATGGTATCCACAATTTGATAATGGGCATTGTATGTTCTGTGGACTGTGTGTTGAATTTTGTCCAAACGGGGCATTGTCTATGACAAAACACTTCGAATTGGCTTGTTGGACACGGGAAGAAACAATATATAGCCCTGACCAACTTGCAGCTCCAAATAAAGCTGAACTGGAAGGCAGGACAGGGGGGTATAAGAAATGA